In Nematostella vectensis chromosome 2, jaNemVect1.1, whole genome shotgun sequence, one genomic interval encodes:
- the LOC5515826 gene encoding cysteine/serine-rich nuclear protein 1 produces the protein MLKRKSSTESEEDDLPYRKRLRERNVRFGEVTVFYFPRKQGFVSVPSSGGSTLGMARTHCFVETLKLCSTPDEDFLCERKVSTAIPVPQKRRKALLRTSGVKRIYKKEAQDCMELRLSRILCGCSCEDECYPETCECILNGIGCQVDYGNFPCSCSISNCQNSNGRKQYDPKIVQQHYCDTFTKLNGIAISVSVGVVSNAYL, from the coding sequence ATGTTGAAGCGAAAGTCGAGTACGGAAAGCGAAGAAGATGACTTGCCATATAGGAAAAGATTACGGGAAAGAAATGTTCGTTTTGGCGAAGTcactgtgttttattttcctcgCAAGCAAGGATTTGTGTCGGTTCCTTCATCTGGCGGCTCTACCCTAGGTATGGCGAGAACACATTGCTTTGTGGAAACGTTAAAATTGTGTTCAACTCCAGacgaggattttttatgcgagAGAAAAGTTTCGACGGCTATTCCTGTACCACAGAAAAGGCGCAAAGCATTATTAAGGACTTCTGGGGTGAAGCGAATCTATAAGAAAGAGGCACAGGATTGTATGGAACTGAGGCTATCAAGAATTCTTTGTGGTTGTAGCTGCGAGGATGAATGTTACCCCGAGACTTGTGAATGCATTCTTAATGGTATTGGATGCCAAGTGGACTATGGGAATTTCCCATGTTCGTGTTCCATAAGCAATTGCCAGAATTCCAACGGAAGAAAACAATACGACCCGAAAATAGTCCAACAACATTACTGCGATACCTTTACTAAGCTAAATGGAATAGCAATCAGTGTCAGTGTGGGGGTCGTAAGCAACGCATATCTTTAG
- the LOC5515768 gene encoding neurabin-1, giving the protein MASTRIGQRREFRTGGHKNNAVQQEDVSLQKTQRNLRGQEKATKRSGKSRTDETSRTVFKLASPPNKVIHREDTYITKKNVSNSNSTGNEIDQGDDTNDRKKLERKKSDEANRISVSKLKNIFDTAIANESVNALNVYRVGKTRPKSDDIAKINAENHRESQVNRWSVPSYVKKSSPESLYKIFVTEGIAAKRAKFENNSQESLSVAVSLKKYSPRLSDLVPELEGIEPRPRTRSDPGIQPLSVGRKKHKLRSRSLLDSLNCDVPTNVNEYGYYFDDEPTKKAQSQDDLLRPNAYHLDITAVSRKNNNQTVKDNSSVKSGVFHGDNNNQYTDKEIEDDSPSSESRIDSGISSSLESAIENEVVPELEKQYEQQVPDPSRTLLMTDGQVDVRLQNEHKERKQLRRVRPLDNEPGSVREASWKDEAEPVPEEEPDVDLVFRDPHLQVEKVKLNLQDVTRDEARAKPIDEEEELTEEETGSIIEHSSPEPDSQDISPISFLFEKKPLPSAISRGEKKPRRNVGFVEEKEPLVFHTYSAEEYDRGNEEIDPVTASAEWELEKRVEKMDVFSVDLEKDEKGLGLSIIGLGVGTDTGVEKLGIFVKSLTEGGAAEKDGRIQVNDQIIEVDGVSLVGVTQMFAAVTLKHTSGTVRFLMGREKSRVHAPVRPISHNSLLLSRDSEEFQGKLSQAEQRADRAEERIQELELQIAAMQSQDLPKNESSTTESDSEKLEKALAEMASRARSAESDLAFVEAENQDLLKQLEESKGMYLLLEKRYHLLKNKVKELEDREKISKQEKSDKLVVTLRKRIVDLEQQLEHKEMTNHEVQTSDDEPQVNGFNGHEKDMLPQERYFSLEADKFEQMTTSEDNDLDLNSIPFTEPLSSDLHLEKKRLAEAQNKKHKPTRASWARSSDSIDQYFDSSMTMEDNDDDDDDDNDLVNHSVKDENPNLAKSPTRGFALPGFPLGGFKLKPTGKNLKGDYHDPIEEKSNYTSPDSRSSFPMAKDKSQNVVVENLLEKQLTKTSNKVSSLPTSLDREEECRMSESTDVFSESTNSLDEIEEAARRIDSDLASSQASSRGSSPFLPPAMPLLQMKSVPLHSYNEMAVDVPQGLEDSAQSPVELLSFSPISQNSAEGMSPNSPGSWPIRPVQDWDTQQVSLWLIGKEFEHLVTDFANRNIDGKQLLALDNSKLKTMGLCQNDRSQLKKKIKDLKTENEREEKARKQREKDIKSGKKEVKGKDMLGFIKKGKYTLTTP; this is encoded by the exons ATGGCATCAACAAGAATAGGACAACGACGAGAATTTCGCACCGGTGGACACAAAAATAATGCTGTCCAGCAAGAAGACGTGAGCCTCCAAAAAACCCAGCGTAATTTGAGAGGACAGGAAAAAGCCACTAAAAGATCGGGGAAATCTAGGACAGACGAAACATCTAGAACTGTGTTCAAGCTAGCTTCGCCGCCGAACAAAGTAATTCACCGCGAAGATACCTATATTACGAAGAAAAACGTTTCTAATTCGAACTCTACGGGAAATGAAATAGACCAGGGTGATGACACCAATGATCGCAAGAAGTTGGAACGCAAAAAATCCGATGAAGCAAATCGAATCAGTGTGAGtaaattgaaaaatatattCGACACAGCGATTGCTAATGAAAGTGTCAATGCACTAAATGTTTATAGGGTTGGAAAAACAAGGCCGAAATCAGATGATATCGCCAAGATAAATGCCGAAAATCACCGTGAGTCTCAAGTGAATAGATGGTCAGTGCCAAGTTATGTAAAGAAAAGCTCCCCGGAAAGTCTGTATAAAATCTTTGTTACGGAAGGGATCGCAGCCAAGAGAGCCAAGTTCGAGAATAATTCTCAAGAGAGTCTTTCTGTGGCAGTGTCTTTGAAAAAATACTCGCCGAGATTGTCAGATTTAGTACCGGAGCTTGAAGGCATAGAACCACGACCACGAACTAGATCTGACCCTGGAATCCAACCCCTATCAGTGGGTAGAAAGAAGCACAAACTGCGAAGCCGGTCACTACTTGATAGTTTGAACTGCGACGTACCAACAAATGTCAATGAATATGGGTATTACTTTGATGATGAACCAACTAAAAAAGCACAATCACAAGATGATTTGCTCAGGCCAAATGCTTACCATTTAGATATTACTGCAGTCTCTCGCAAGAATAATAATCAAACTGTTAAAGACAATTCAAGTGTCAAATCAGGTGTTTTTCATGGTGACAACAACAATCAGTATActgataaagaaatagaagatGATTCCCCGTCATCAGAGAGTCGCATTGACTCTGGCATATCATCTTCATTAGAAAGCGCAATCGAAAATGAGGTTGTCCCAGAACTGGAAAAGCAATACGAACAACAAGTACCAGACCCTAGCAGAACACTATTGATGACAGACGGGCAAGTGGATGTCAGACTCCAGAATGAGCATAAAGAGCGCAAACAGCTTAGGAGAGTGCGACCCCTTGACAATGAGCCAGGTAGTGTGCGTGAGGCTTCCTGGAAAGATGAGGCTGAACCAGTACCAGAAGAGGAACCAGATGTTGACCTTGTGTTTAGAGACCCTCATCTCCAGGTGGAGAAGGTGAAGCTGAATCTCCAGGATGTTACTAGGGATGAGGCTAGGGCCAAGCCTATtgatgaagaagaagaatTGACAGAGGAAGAAACTGGTAGCATCATTGAACATAGTTCGCCAGAGCCAGATTCTCAGGATATTTCACCAATTTCATTCCTCTTTGAGAAAAAGCCTCTACCCTCTGCGATTTCTAGAGGGGAAAAGAAACCACGGCGTAATGTTGGGTTTGTGGAGGAAAAGGAGCCATTGGTGTTTCATACATATAGTGCTGAGGAGTACGACAGAGGGAATGAGGAAATTGATCCTGTCACAGCTTCAGCTGAATgggaattggaaaaaagagtGGAAAAAATGGATGTGTTCTCAGTTGATTTAGAGAAAG ATGAGAAAGGCCTTGGCCTGAGCATCATTGGTCTTGGGGTTGGTACAGATACTGGCGTTGAAAAGTTGGGGATATTTGTAAAGTCACTGACAGAAGGTGGTGCTGCAGAGAAAGATGGCAG GATTCAAGTTAATGATCAAATTATTGAAGTTGATGGTGTATCACTGGTGGGCGTCACCCAGATGTTTGCTGCTGTCACCCTCAAGCACACCTCAGGAACTGTTAG ATTTCTGATGGGGCGTGAGAAAAGCCGAGTACATGCCCCAGTTCGGCCTATCTCACATAATAGTTTGCTTCTCTCACGTGACTCAGAGGAATTCCAAGGCAAACTATCTCAG GCTGAGCAGCGTGCTGACAGAGCCGAGGAAAGAATCCAAGAGCTAGAATTACAGATAGCAGCCATGCAATCCCAGGACCTTCCT AAGAATGAGTCCAGTACAACAGAATCAGACTCtgaaaaacttgaaaaagcTTTGGCAGAGATGGCAAGTAGAGCAAGAAGTGCAGAGAGTGATCTTGCATTTGTTGAGGCGGAGAATCAAGACTTGTTAAAGCAGCTGGAAGAGAGTAAAGGCATGTACCTCCTTCTGGAGAAGAGATACCACTTACTAAAGAACAAAGTCAAGGAACTAGAAGATAG GGAAAAAATTAGCAAGCAAGAGAAGAGTGATAAACTTGTGGTCACATTAAGGAAACGG ATTGTTGACTTGGAGCAGCAGTTGGAGCACAAGGAGATGACCAACCATGAGGTTCAGACGTCAGATGACGAACCTCAAGTTAATGGCTTCAATGGGCATGAGAAAGACATGCTACCACAAGAGAGATACTTCTCTCTGGAGGCTGACAAATTTGAGCAAATGACAACAA GTGAGGACAATGATCTGGACCTGAACAGCATCCCCTTCACAGAGCCTTTAAGCAGTGACTTACATCTGGAGAAGAAACGATTAGCTGAAGcgcaaaacaagaaacacaagCCCACAAGAGCTAGCTGGGCTAGGTCCTCTGACAGCATAGAT CAATACTTTGACTCCTCCATGACCATggaagataatgatgatgacgatgatgatgacaatgatttaGTCAATCACTCTGTCAAAGATGAGAACCCCAATCTCGCCAAATCCCCAACTCGAGGATTTGCTTTGCCAGGGTTCCCGCTTGGTGGCTTTAAGCTTAAACCAACTGGCAAAAACCTTAAGGGAGACTACCACGACCCTATTGAAGAGAAGTCCAACTATACGTCTCCTG ATTCAAGAAGTAGTTTCCCCATGGCTAAAGACAAGTCACAGAACGTTGTAGTAGAAAACTTACTGGAGAAACAGCTGACCAAGACAAGTAACAAAGTGTCTTCCTTGCCGACTTCCCTGGACCGAGAGGAGGAGTGCAGAATGTCAGAGAGCACAGACGTATTCTCAGAGTCCACCAACTCACTGGATGAGATAGAGGAGGCAGCTAGACGG ATTGACTCAGACCTCGCCTCGTCCCAAGCTTCATCTCGAGGCTCTTCGCCATTTCTTCCTCCTGCAATGCCTCTCCTGCAGATGAAGTCAGTGCCGCTCCATTCGTATAATGAGATGGCGGTGGATGTGCCCCAGGGCCTTGAAGATTCAG CCCAAAGTCCCGTCGAGCTTCTCAGCTTTAGCCCAATAAGCCAGAACTCTGCAGAAGGCATGTCACCAAACTCACCCGGGAGCTGGCCCATCCGGCCTGTTCAGGATTGGGATACGCAACAG GTCAGCCTATGGTTGATTGGTAAGGAGTTTGAGCATCTGGTGACGGATTTCGCAAACAGGAACATCGATGGAAAGCAGCTTCTCGCCCTGGACAACTCCAAACTCAAG actaTGGGACTCTGTCAGAACGACCGGAGCcagttgaaaaagaaaatcaaagaCCTTAAGACTGAAAACGAGCGTGAAGAAAAGGCCAGAAAACAGAGAGAAAAGGATATAAAATCAGGCAAAAAGGAGGTAAAAGGCAAAGACATGCTAGGCTTCATCAAGAAAGGGAAGTATACGCTTACCACGCCTTAG